From the Bdellovibrio reynosensis genome, one window contains:
- a CDS encoding YjjG family noncanonical pyrimidine nucleotidase, which yields MKYDLFLFDLDDTLLDFKASERKSLSLALQSLGVAINDPMFELYQSENRKLWNQFEKGLTTKEHLKVERFRKIFEAFKVEADPTLANERYQDALSETVVLIDYSVEICQWLSKRGEIGIITNGIHATQIRRIKNSPISSYISFISVSEECGYAKPDVRFFEYSAKMAKDFKKHTSLVIGDRIETDIEGAHNFGVASCWFNPGKIALETTLKPYYEISHLSEIEKIVIA from the coding sequence ATGAAATACGATCTGTTCTTATTTGATTTAGACGATACTTTATTAGACTTCAAAGCCTCGGAACGTAAGTCCCTTTCATTGGCCTTACAAAGTCTAGGAGTTGCAATCAATGACCCAATGTTTGAACTTTATCAAAGTGAAAACCGCAAACTGTGGAATCAGTTTGAAAAAGGCCTGACGACAAAAGAACATCTTAAAGTCGAAAGATTCCGTAAGATCTTTGAAGCTTTCAAAGTAGAAGCAGATCCAACCCTGGCAAATGAACGCTATCAAGACGCCTTATCTGAAACCGTTGTGCTTATCGATTATTCAGTTGAGATCTGCCAATGGCTTTCCAAGCGTGGTGAAATTGGCATTATCACGAACGGTATTCACGCCACCCAAATTCGCCGGATTAAAAATTCGCCTATTTCTTCTTACATAAGTTTTATTAGTGTGTCTGAAGAATGCGGGTACGCAAAACCGGATGTTCGTTTTTTTGAATACAGCGCCAAGATGGCGAAGGATTTTAAAAAGCATACATCCTTGGTGATTGGTGACCGCATCGAAACGGATATTGAAGGCGCCCATAATTTTGGCGTCGCTAGCTGCTGGTTTAACCCAGGTAAGATAGCTTTAGAAACCACTCTTAAACCTTATTACGAAATTTCCCATCTTTCCGAGATTGAAAAAATCGTCATCGCTTAA
- a CDS encoding GNAT family N-acetyltransferase, with protein MNLILRELTPQDESAFFQGMNEWQGEQITWYTFAYKPGMNYGDMLEVLRKEKAGIEIAADKVPHTMLYAFVDGEIVGRVSVRHRLNDHLLQRGGHIGYSVAPRFRKNQYASEMVKQVMPYLRSLGLEKILITCADTNIPSWKIIEKLGAELENKIRDDKGELIRRYWLKI; from the coding sequence ATGAACTTAATTTTGCGCGAATTGACCCCTCAAGATGAATCCGCTTTTTTTCAAGGTATGAACGAATGGCAAGGTGAACAAATCACTTGGTACACATTTGCTTACAAGCCTGGGATGAATTACGGGGACATGTTAGAAGTTCTACGTAAAGAAAAAGCTGGCATTGAGATAGCTGCCGATAAAGTTCCGCACACCATGCTTTATGCATTTGTTGATGGCGAAATTGTCGGCCGAGTCAGCGTGAGACATAGATTAAACGATCATCTTTTACAACGTGGTGGTCATATCGGATATTCAGTGGCACCAAGATTTAGAAAAAACCAATATGCTAGCGAGATGGTGAAACAAGTTATGCCCTACTTACGAAGTCTAGGTTTAGAAAAGATCTTAATCACATGCGCGGATACAAATATTCCTTCGTGGAAGATTATTGAAAAACTAGGTGCTGAATTAGAAAATAAAATCAGGGATGATAAAGGTGAGTTGATCCGTCGATATTGGTTAAAAATCTAA
- the msrB gene encoding peptide-methionine (R)-S-oxide reductase MsrB: protein MKKAGFLSLLIPFMLSPAFAKDFSAYRKPSQEELKKVLTESQYNVTQKDSTELPYKNEYWNHHQDGIYVDVVSGEPLFSSLDKYDSGTGWPSFTKPIHDAAITTKKDHKLFFERIEVRSRYADSHLGHVFDDGPEPSGLRYCMNSASLKFIPASQLEVQGYGEYTHLFKVKGN, encoded by the coding sequence ATGAAAAAGGCAGGATTTTTATCACTACTTATACCCTTTATGCTCTCCCCGGCTTTTGCTAAGGATTTTTCCGCTTATAGAAAGCCTTCTCAAGAAGAGTTAAAAAAAGTTCTTACTGAGTCCCAATACAATGTGACTCAAAAAGACTCTACAGAATTGCCCTATAAGAATGAATACTGGAACCACCATCAAGATGGAATCTATGTTGATGTTGTTTCTGGCGAGCCTTTATTTAGCTCATTAGATAAGTATGATTCCGGAACTGGCTGGCCCAGCTTCACAAAACCTATTCATGATGCCGCCATTACGACAAAAAAAGATCATAAACTTTTTTTCGAACGCATCGAAGTCCGCAGTCGATATGCTGACTCTCATTTAGGGCATGTTTTTGATGACGGACCAGAGCCTTCAGGTCTTCGATATTGTATGAACTCTGCATCGCTTAAATTTATTCCAGCTTCGCAATTGGAAGTGCAAGGATACGGTGAATATACGCACTTGTTTAAGGTGAAAGGTAATTAG
- a CDS encoding cytochrome c biogenesis protein DipZ has product MLLFILSYLGGLLTILSPCILPVLPFVFAKADQPFRKSGLPLLVGMALTFAAFSGLAVLGGIWAVQLNQWGRWLAIILLTIFGLSLIFPQFFERFYEPFNKLGAKLTTSVGKEPSVFHSVVLGAATGLLWAPCAGPILGLILTGAATQESPMESVWFLFAYALGAATSLMLALVAGGKFLNSMKKTLPMERKIKAGLGVAVLAGVVIIVFNLDRTILTQISKLQTEKWESYLVEVFRPAKPLSKSQGGETSELISRITPNLQGGTKWFNSPTLVLGELRGKVVLIDFWTYSCINCLRTLPYIKAWHEKYKDMGLVIIGVHTPEFAFEKDPLNVAKAIEDLKITYPVVMDNDYQIWNTFENNYWPAHYFIDRKGVIRAYHHGEGKYEASEKVIQDLLKEDGSEEMDSKLVQVEAKGVAAPAQFKDIKTPETYVGFRRAENRRLQPYLKQNQEETYVPVSPIYSNEWTMAGTWLIEEDSALLTKPGGRIHFKYHARDLHLVLGPKEPGAKIRFKVTIDGKPPGKDRGLDVDANGFGTVTENRLYQLIRQSPEKEVKERTFEIEFLDSGVQAFAFTFG; this is encoded by the coding sequence ATGTTACTTTTTATTCTATCTTATCTTGGTGGGCTTTTAACTATTTTAAGTCCCTGCATTTTACCGGTGCTTCCCTTTGTCTTCGCAAAAGCAGATCAACCATTCAGAAAAAGTGGTTTGCCGTTACTGGTTGGTATGGCTTTAACATTTGCCGCGTTTTCAGGTCTAGCAGTTCTAGGTGGTATTTGGGCAGTACAATTGAATCAATGGGGACGCTGGCTTGCGATTATTCTTTTAACCATCTTTGGTCTGTCGCTGATATTTCCGCAATTCTTTGAACGATTCTATGAACCTTTTAATAAGCTTGGTGCAAAATTAACAACGTCTGTTGGCAAAGAACCCAGCGTTTTTCATTCTGTCGTCTTAGGTGCTGCCACAGGACTACTGTGGGCTCCATGCGCCGGTCCTATTCTAGGTTTAATTCTTACAGGTGCGGCAACTCAAGAATCTCCTATGGAATCTGTATGGTTTTTATTCGCCTATGCTTTGGGGGCAGCGACGTCATTGATGTTAGCGCTTGTTGCTGGCGGAAAATTTTTGAACTCCATGAAAAAAACTTTACCTATGGAACGCAAAATAAAAGCGGGTCTAGGTGTTGCTGTATTAGCGGGTGTAGTGATTATCGTTTTTAATTTAGATAGAACTATCTTAACGCAAATTTCAAAGCTTCAAACTGAGAAATGGGAAAGCTATTTAGTTGAAGTTTTTAGACCAGCTAAGCCACTATCAAAATCTCAAGGTGGTGAGACTTCAGAACTAATAAGTCGAATCACCCCGAATCTACAAGGGGGAACCAAATGGTTCAACTCCCCGACTCTCGTTTTAGGAGAACTTCGCGGCAAAGTCGTGCTCATCGATTTTTGGACCTATTCATGTATCAACTGTTTAAGAACTCTTCCTTACATAAAAGCGTGGCACGAAAAGTACAAAGACATGGGACTTGTTATTATTGGTGTGCACACACCTGAATTTGCCTTTGAAAAAGACCCTTTAAATGTCGCAAAAGCCATAGAGGATTTAAAAATCACTTATCCTGTCGTGATGGATAACGATTATCAGATTTGGAATACCTTCGAAAATAACTACTGGCCCGCGCATTATTTTATCGATCGCAAAGGAGTGATTCGCGCCTATCATCATGGTGAAGGAAAGTATGAGGCTTCAGAGAAAGTTATTCAGGACCTTTTAAAAGAAGACGGTTCCGAGGAAATGGACTCTAAGCTTGTGCAAGTGGAAGCTAAAGGTGTCGCGGCCCCCGCACAATTTAAAGACATTAAAACCCCAGAGACTTATGTTGGCTTCAGACGCGCCGAGAATCGCCGCTTGCAGCCTTATTTAAAACAAAATCAGGAAGAAACATATGTTCCGGTATCACCTATTTATTCAAACGAATGGACCATGGCCGGAACTTGGTTGATTGAAGAAGACAGTGCTCTTTTAACCAAACCTGGGGGAAGAATACATTTTAAATATCACGCGCGGGATTTACATCTTGTCCTCGGACCGAAAGAGCCCGGCGCAAAAATCCGTTTTAAAGTGACCATTGATGGAAAACCACCCGGCAAAGATCGTGGTTTAGATGTGGATGCCAATGGTTTTGGAACTGTCACCGAAAACAGACTTTATCAATTGATCCGACAAAGCCCAGAAAAAGAGGTGAAAGAAAGAACCTTTGAAATCGAATTCCTGGATTCTGGAGTTCAGGCCTTTGCTTTCACCTTCGGGTAA